The DNA sequence TGAAGCGGCCTTCGACCTTCCTGAATGTGATCGGCAACGACCATTCCGCAGAAGGTCGCAGCCATGAGACGGCAGCCGAACTTCAGAACGCGGGGAAACCGGCGCGCACATCGGCTGAAAACGGCAAGACCGGCAAGAAGCTCAAGGACGACGCCGACAAGGATACGAAAACGACGGCGGATGCCATTGAGCCGAAACTGGCGGATATGAATACGATCGCGACCAATGTCGGCGATATCGCGACGGCCAAGACACCGCTTGAGGAGATCGCACAGGCGATCGCCGGCAAGGCCGATCTGGTCAAATCCGACAGGACCGAGACCGTCCGTGGCAAGACGGAGCCTTCGCCCAAGGACATGCCGACACGAGCCGAGCTTGCTGGCAATGAGGCCGAATCCGGCTCGGATAGCGAAAATGGTGCTTCGGCATTCCGCTTCGCCTCCTCGCGTTCCGGCACGTCCCGCGCCCTCGATATGAGCACGGTTCAGCGCGAAGGCCGTGTTGAATTTGATGCCCGGGAAAGCACCGGCAAGGCGGCGGATACGATAACGGTTCTCGATTCACGGCGGTTCATCGGCCTGGCGCCATCGACCAACGCATCCGCATTGACCGGTCTCATCGCTAATGATCCGGAATGGGTCAGCGCGATGCAGCCCGGTTCGTCGCTCTCCAACGCCGCTGCCCAGAGCAGCACAGGCAAGGTTGTCCATACGCTGAAGCTGCATATGACGCCGATCGAGCTTGGATCGGTGACGATGTCGCTGCGTCTGGCCGGCGACGAGCTCGCCGTTCACATGACGGTGGAGAGCGTTGCGGCCTATAAAAAGCTTCAGGAAGACAGCAAGAGCATCCTTGATGGCCTGAAAGCGCAGGGTCTGACGGTCGATAACATCACGATCAGCATCGCTTCTTCCGACAAGAGTGACCAAACGGGCACACAAGGCAACAATCAGCAAAATCAGCAGGCGCAGCAGCAGGGCCAGCAGGCCGCTGCAGGGCGCAACCGTGACGAGTCCGGCGCACGGGATGGCCGGCAAGGCAATGGTGATAATTTGGGGGTGCATAATGAAGGCATGGATGGCGCTCTCGGCTCTGGCCGTTCTTCTGCTGACAATGGCGTCTACCTCTGAAAAAGCCTCGGCTTCGGCAACATCAGGTGTCTGTGAAAGAGAAATCCAGTCCGCCGCCCGCAAATATGGCGTGCCGGAGGGAATTCTCTATTCCGTTGGCCTGACCGAGACGGGCCGCAAGGGGCGGCTTGACCCCAATGCCATGAATATTGAAGGAAAACCGGTATTTGCCGCATCCACGGAGGAGGCATTGACCACTTTCGAGGCGGCGAAGCGCAATGGCGCCAAGCTGATCGACCTCGGATGCATGCAGATAAACCACTATTTTCACGGCGAAAACTTCACATCCGCGCGCGAAATGTTCGATCCGCGCCGCAATGTCGAATATGCCGCCATGTTCCTGCGCAACCTTCACAACAGGCATGAAACCTGGACCATGGCGGTCGCGCGTTATCATGCGGGCCCCAATAACGATCCGGCGCAGAAGAAATATGTCTGCCGGGTCATCGCCAATCTGGTGGCGACGGGCTACGGAAAATGGACTGCCAACGCGAAAAATTTCTGCGACGGTTGACAACCTGAAATTGTCTTTAAAAACCGCAGGACTCGTAATTTGAAATGTGGCGATAGATTGATCGAAAAAAGGCGCTGCAAGCGGTTTTTTGGGAATTTTAAAATTTTTACACAAAAATTTTGTGCCATATATGGTTAACAACCACTATATATAGATCAAATCGGCACAAAATAGTTAATCAATTATTAATATCTATCGATGATTTCCTACAGTTGTCGCTGAATCCCCCGATTCGTACCAATGCCTTATTGGAAAACACCACACTGATTCGGAGGCGGACGAATGATCGTAGTGGTTGATGAGCGCGAGCTCGTTAAAGACGGCTATACATCTCTATTTGGGCGTGAGGGCATTCCCTCGACCGGGTTCGATCCGGTCGAATTCGGGGAATGGGTCTCGACGGCAGCGGAAAGCGATCTTGCGGCCGTGGAGGCCTTCTTGATCGGCCAGGGCGACCGGAGCTTCTCTTTGCCGAAGGCGATCAGGGATCGCACGACGGCGCCGGTTATTGCGGTCAGCGACCAGCCCTCGCTGGAATCGACGCTGGCACTGTTCGACAGCGGCGTCGACGATGTCGTGCGCAAGCCGGTTCACCCCCGTGAAATCCTGGCGCGTGCGGCGGCGATCCGTCGCCGGCTGCAGGTCATTTCGAACTTTACCGATGCTGGCCCTATCCGGGTTTTCTCCGATGGCCGTGATCCGGAAGTCGGTGGCGAAGTATTTCCCTTGCCGCGCCGTGAGCGCCGCATCCTTGAATATTTGATCGCCAATCGCGGACGCCGCGTCTCCAAGACGCAGATTTTCAATGCCATTTACGGCATCTTCGATGATGACGTCGAAGAGAATGTCGTCGAAAGCCACATCAGCAAGCTGCGCAAGAAGCTGCGCAAGAAGCTCGGCTACGATCCGGTCGATTCCAAGCGGTTCCTCGGCTACAGCATTGATTGGCAATGATCTTCATTGACCCGCGTGGTCTTTTTCAAACGCGGTATTTCAGACAGCTTCACGCAAGCCAAACGCTTTACCTTCTCCCTGAAAGATGACCACGAGGGTTTTTGAATGAGTATTTTCGGCACTATGCGAACCGGTGTGTCCGGCATGAATGCGCAGGCGAACAAGCTGGGCACCGTGGGCGACAACATCGCCAACGCAAGCACCACCGGCTACAAGCGCGCATCGACGTCGTTCTCCTCGCTCGTTCTGCCCTCCTCGTCGGGCAGCTATGCCTCCGGCGGCGTGCAGTCCAATGTACGCTACAGCATTTCCGAGCAGGGCAACCTCTCCTACACCACCTCAAGCACCGATCTTGCCATTCAGGGCAATGGGTTCTTCGTGGTTCAGGATGGTGCAGGCACGCCTTACCTCACACGCGCCGGTTCCTTCGTGAAGAATGCCGAAGGTTATCTGGAAAACGCAGCGGGCTTCCAGCTGATGGGTTACCCCTACGGCTCCAACCCGCCGGCTGCCGTCGTCAACGGCTTTACTGGTCTTGAGGCCATCAACGTCAACAATTTCGGTCTGACGGCCTCGCCCTCGACACAGGGCAGCTTCCCGGCCAACCTGAACCGTGACGAAGCAATCGTACCGGCAGGTTCGCGCCCCATTGACAACGTCGCAACCGCAAAGATCGGCGCAAAAACATCGCTGACGGCATTCGACAGCGGTGGTGCCAAAGTCCTTTACGATTTCTATTATACGCGCATCGACAATGACACGTCCGGCAACCCGCAATGGGAAGTGTCGGTCTATCGTCAGGATCAGTCGACGAATGGCGGCTTCCCTTACACGGCAACACCGGCTGCAAATCTGGTGCAGGAGAAGGTAACGCTGGTCTTCGATCCGGCGACCAACAAGCTGAAAACCGGAACCCCTGCATCTCCGACATCCATCACCATCGACGATCAGGTCAGCGGCGTAGCGCAGTCGATCAAGATCGATCTGTCCGAGATGACGCAGTTCTCCTCGAAGTTCACGCCCGGCACCGCAATCCTGAACGGTAACGGTCCGAGCCAGATCAAGGATGTCGAAATCGGCAAGGACGGTGTGGTGACGGCAGTCTATCAGGATGGTGGCCGCCGCAACATCTACCAGCTGGCGCTGGCAACCGTGCCGAGCGTCGACAACCTCAGCCCGCAGAACGGCAACGTCTATCTGCCCAGCAACGAGTCGGGCGTCGTTACCATCGGTTTCGCGCAGACGGGCAGCTTTGGTTACATCCAGAAGGGTGCACTGGAAGGCTCAAACGTCGATATCGCCAGTGAACTCACCGACATGATTGAATCCCAGCGTATCTATACCGCGAATTCGAAGGTCTTCCAGACTGGATCGGATTTGATGGACGTCCTGATCAATCTGAAGAGATAGTAATTCCTACGAGGACAGATGAATGTCGCTCACGTCAGCAATGAATACTGCGCAGTCGATTTTCAATAATACAGGTAAGCAGACAGACGTTACTTCGAAGAATATTGCCAATGTCGGCAATGCGAATTACGTCAAGCGAACCGCCATTCTCGGCACGACCATGGCCGGAGCGAGTATCGTCTCCAATGGCCGTGCCCAGAATGAAAGTCTTCTCAGGCAGACGATCTCCAGCGCCTCGCTGGCCACCGGTCAGAACACCGTTCTGACCGGCCTTGAGGAGATGAAGAGCATTTTCGGCGGCAACAATTATGAAAGTTCGCCGTCTACCTACATGAAGGAATTGCTGAAGAGCCTGAGCGGTTACGCCGCCAAGCCGAGCAATGCTGCCCTTGCGGCGACGGCTGTGACCTCGGCTGCGGATGTCGCCAGTTCCCTGAACAAGGCGTCTTCCGAATTGCAGGCGATGCGTCTGCGTGCCGACAAGGAAATCTCCCTTCAGGTCGACAAGCTGAACGGCCTGCTTGCAAAATTCGAGGAAGCCAATAACGAGGTCAAGGCGCAGACGGCGATCGGCGGTGATCCGAGCGACGCCCTTGACCAGCGCGAGACCTTGTTGAAGGACATTTCGTCCATCATGGGCATCAATGTCGTCAATCGTCCAAACAACGATGTGGCGCTTTACACCACGGAAGGTGCGACCCTCTTCGAAGTCGTGCCGCGCAAGGTCACCTTCAAGGCGCAGCCGGGCTACGATGCGACGACCACGGGCAATGCGATCTATGTCGATGGCGTGGCGCTCAAGGCCGGCAACGGCAGCAACACGACAGCGGAAGGGTCGCTGCAGGGTCTGATGCAGGTTCGTGACGATCTGGCACCGACCATGCAGAGCCAGCTCGACGAAATCGCTCGCGGCCTGATCACCATGTTTGCGGAAAAGCCGATCACGCAGCCGGCACCGCCCGCGACGCCCCTGACGGCGAAACCTGGCCTGTTCACATGGGCGGGAGCAACGGCCACAAGCGAGATTCCTGCCGCTGGCGTTATCGTTCCGGGACTCGCTGCCAGCATTAACGTCAACTCCGCGTTAATTATTTCGAAAGGTGGAAACCCGGAATTGTTGCGCGACGGCGGCATCAACGGTACCGCTTATATTGTCAATACCACAGCTACGGGCGGCACTGGCTTTTCCGCCCTGATCGACAGCTATGTGACCGCATTCGACGCGCCCATGAATTTTGCCGCGTCGACACGTATCGATACGAATACCAGCATCTTGAAATACGGCACCAACTCGATGGGTTGGCTCGAACAGGAACGATCCGGTGCGACTTCGGCGAACGAAGCGAAAAGCGCGCTCTATGAGCGCTCCGCCGCCTCCTATTCGAACAATACGGCGGTTAGCCTGGATGAGGAGCTGTCGCTGCTCATGGATATCGAGCAGTCTTACAAGGCAGCCACCAAGCTGGTGACCACCGTCGATGAAATGCTCAAGTCCTTGATGGACATGGTGAGGTAAAAGATGAAAACGTCATTCATTTCATCGCTGGCGATGCAGAACAGCATGCGCAGCACCATCCTCAAGGCCCAGCTTGAGATGACCAAGCTCAATACCGAACTGACAACGGGCAAGCACGCGGATCTCGGCGTCACTCTCGGTGCCAATACGGCCCGCAGCCTCGATCTCAATCGGGATGTGGAGCGGATTTCTTCGCTTGTCACGGTCAATTCCTTTGCCACGCAACGTCTTGAATCGTCGCAGACGGCATTGGACGGCATGGCAAAGGCCGCCCAGGAAATCCTTGGCGTTCTGGTGCCGAATACGAGCAGCGCGCAGCCCACGCTTGCCACCGTCAACCAGAAAATTACCAATGCGCTCAACAATTTCACCAGCTTCGCGAACACTGCTGTCGATGGCGAATATCTGTTTTCCGGTACGAATACGGATGTGAAGCCGGTCGATGACTATTTCGCCGATGGTTCGACGCTGAAGACCGCTTATAATGATGAGCTGAACCATTTCATGGCGACGCAGACGCCGCCGGTGGGAAGCATCGCCAACCTGTCCAAGGATCAGGTCAACGCCTTCATGACCCATATGGAAGGTGTATTCAACGGCACGACGACGGTCACCAACCCGCCGCACAGCAGTCTCACCACCGGTCAGAACGTTGATTTCTGGACGACGTTCGGCTCCAAGGCCAGCGACACCAACATGACGAGCCGGATCAGCCAGAACGAAGTGATCGAGACATCGACCAACAGTAATTCGCAGGGCATGCGTTATTTCGCGATGACGGCAATGACGGCGATGACCTTCCTCGACGACAAGGTTCCGAGCGATGTCCGTGAAGCTGTCGCCACCCGCGCGGTTACGACTATCGGTACCGCGATCGACGGTTTGAACCAGCAGGCCAGCGGCCTCGGCCTCTCGCAGGAACGCGTCAAAAAGTCGAACGACTCTTTGGCCGCGCAGAAGAAGATCATCGAGACGCATCTGCTGGATATCGAAGGTATCGATACCTACGAAGCGAAGACCCGTCTCGACCTGCTGCAGCAGCAGATCGAAATCGCCTACAGCCTGACGTCGCGTCTGCAAAAAATGAGTCTGGTGAACTACCTCTGATGAACAGGGGTGGCGGCAGATAAAGGATACATGAATGTACCAGTTTTCCTACGCCGAAATCATGGAGGATGGTGTCGCAGACGCGAAGGATCGCGAGCGGCAGGCGTTGACCAAATCGATCGAACTGCTTGTGGAGGCAAAGGATTCGTCTTCCCAACGCCATACGATCGAAGCACTTTTTTACACTCGGCGGGTCTGGATCCGCTTCATTGAGGACCTCAAGCAGCCGGATAACCAGCTGGCTATGGAACTGAGGGCCAATCTGATCTCGATCGCGATCTGGATTTTGAAAGAGTGCGAACTGATCCGGAAACGTCAGTCGACGAATTTCCAGGGCATAATTGACGTGACAACCATCATCAGGGATGGACTGAAATGAAAAGTACACTTCGAATCTCGCTGAAATCGGGCGAAAAGATTTTCATCAACGGTGCAGTTTTGCGGGTGGATCGCAAGGTGGCGCTCGAATTCCTGAACGATGTCACGTTCCTGCTTGAAAACCACGTTTTGCAGCCGGAGCAGGCGACGACGCCGCTGAGGCAGCTTTATTTCATCGCGCAGATGATCCTCATCAACCCGGAAGGGCGCGAACAGTCTACGAACATGTTCCGCAAGTCCGTCAGCATGCTGCTGAACTGCTTCCAGCATGATGAGATATTGGCGGAACTCAAGCGGATCGACGGGCTGGTTGCCTCGGGCAAGGCCTTCGAAGCGCTGAAGGCCATTCGCGGTCTTTATCCGACCGAGGAAAAAATCCTCAACAATCAGGAAATGACCCCCGCAACGATCGAACAGATTCGCAAGGAGATCGCACCATGGCGGTAGATGCAGTCAACTCGGCAGCCTCTAACCCCTGGGCCAATGCCGGGGCGAGCAGCAATGACAAGAACGCAGCTTCGCTGAACTACGACAGCTTTCTGAAGCTCCTCATCGCCCAGATGAAGAATCAGGATCCGACCAGCCCGATGGATGCCGGTCAGCAGATGTCGCAGCTGGCAAGCTTCTCGCAGGTTGAGCAGACGATCAAGACCAACACCCATCTGAAGAGCATGCTGCAGGCCGAAGCCCTGACACGCGCTTCCGATCTGGTCGGCAAGACGGTCAAGAGCGCCGACGACAAGGTCACCGGTGTGGTGAAGGAAGTCGAAGTCTATTCGGACGGCGTTGTCGCCATTACCGAAGCTGGTGACAAAGTGCTGCTGCAGGCCGGTGTGAGCTTCTCGAACGGTCCGATCGCGACTACACCTGATAGCGATACCGATTCGGATAAGCCTGCCGATTCGTGATAGTGTAGGGGCGGTATGATGCCGCCCTTCTGAAATAAAGGATGCGACGATGAACGAGGCCGATGCGCTTGATATCATGCAGGCAGCAGTCTGGACTGTTCTCGTCGCCGCCGGTCCGGCCGTTCTGGCCGCCATGATCGTCGGTGTCGCCATTGCCTTCATACAGGCCCTGACCCAGGTTCAGGAAATGACGCTGACGTTTGTTCCTAAAATCGTGACGATCATGCTCGTCCTTGGCATTGCCGCCCCCTTTGTGGGTGCGCAGATCGGCCTTTTTTCCAATCTCGTATTTTCGCGCATCCAGTCCGGCTTCTGACATCTGAGCGCTGCGGATGCCACCCTCGCGCAAGCTTCAGCGACTAGGGATAGGCTGAAGCATCGGACCGAATTGCGCGCGCAATTTCGAAAAGCCGGTGTCGCGAACCGTGCGGCGGCTTTTCCGTCGCCCTTCTCATGAAGAGACAGGACGATTTTATGGCGCAACCACCAGTCATCTCCTTGCCCAAGGTAAGTCCGAGCATGCGGGACGTCGGTTTCGCGCTGGGCATCGTGGCAATCCTTTGCGTTCTGTTTCTGCCCATTCCAGTCGTTATGG is a window from the Agrobacterium tumefaciens genome containing:
- the fliQ gene encoding flagellar biosynthesis protein FliQ; this encodes MNEADALDIMQAAVWTVLVAAGPAVLAAMIVGVAIAFIQALTQVQEMTLTFVPKIVTIMLVLGIAAPFVGAQIGLFSNLVFSRIQSGF
- the flgD gene encoding flagellar hook assembly protein FlgD; translated protein: MAVDAVNSAASNPWANAGASSNDKNAASLNYDSFLKLLIAQMKNQDPTSPMDAGQQMSQLASFSQVEQTIKTNTHLKSMLQAEALTRASDLVGKTVKSADDKVTGVVKEVEVYSDGVVAITEAGDKVLLQAGVSFSNGPIATTPDSDTDSDKPADS
- the flaF gene encoding flagellar biosynthesis regulator FlaF encodes the protein MYQFSYAEIMEDGVADAKDRERQALTKSIELLVEAKDSSSQRHTIEALFYTRRVWIRFIEDLKQPDNQLAMELRANLISIAIWILKECELIRKRQSTNFQGIIDVTTIIRDGLK
- a CDS encoding flagellar hook-associated family protein → MKTSFISSLAMQNSMRSTILKAQLEMTKLNTELTTGKHADLGVTLGANTARSLDLNRDVERISSLVTVNSFATQRLESSQTALDGMAKAAQEILGVLVPNTSSAQPTLATVNQKITNALNNFTSFANTAVDGEYLFSGTNTDVKPVDDYFADGSTLKTAYNDELNHFMATQTPPVGSIANLSKDQVNAFMTHMEGVFNGTTTVTNPPHSSLTTGQNVDFWTTFGSKASDTNMTSRISQNEVIETSTNSNSQGMRYFAMTAMTAMTFLDDKVPSDVREAVATRAVTTIGTAIDGLNQQASGLGLSQERVKKSNDSLAAQKKIIETHLLDIEGIDTYEAKTRLDLLQQQIEIAYSLTSRLQKMSLVNYL
- the flbT gene encoding flagellar biosynthesis repressor FlbT — protein: MKSTLRISLKSGEKIFINGAVLRVDRKVALEFLNDVTFLLENHVLQPEQATTPLRQLYFIAQMILINPEGREQSTNMFRKSVSMLLNCFQHDEILAELKRIDGLVASGKAFEALKAIRGLYPTEEKILNNQEMTPATIEQIRKEIAPWR
- a CDS encoding response regulator transcription factor, yielding MIVVVDERELVKDGYTSLFGREGIPSTGFDPVEFGEWVSTAAESDLAAVEAFLIGQGDRSFSLPKAIRDRTTAPVIAVSDQPSLESTLALFDSGVDDVVRKPVHPREILARAAAIRRRLQVISNFTDAGPIRVFSDGRDPEVGGEVFPLPRRERRILEYLIANRGRRVSKTQIFNAIYGIFDDDVEENVVESHISKLRKKLRKKLGYDPVDSKRFLGYSIDWQ
- a CDS encoding flagellar hook-length control protein FliK translates to MIDGTINAIVNAPYNDPRAGSAAVRDDAKGGSFGEALSTVRDERPTQAPHSRHQQEAGSAEEQHAQPEGGEEEAKTPVKRPSTFLNVIGNDHSAEGRSHETAAELQNAGKPARTSAENGKTGKKLKDDADKDTKTTADAIEPKLADMNTIATNVGDIATAKTPLEEIAQAIAGKADLVKSDRTETVRGKTEPSPKDMPTRAELAGNEAESGSDSENGASAFRFASSRSGTSRALDMSTVQREGRVEFDARESTGKAADTITVLDSRRFIGLAPSTNASALTGLIANDPEWVSAMQPGSSLSNAAAQSSTGKVVHTLKLHMTPIELGSVTMSLRLAGDELAVHMTVESVAAYKKLQEDSKSILDGLKAQGLTVDNITISIASSDKSDQTGTQGNNQQNQQAQQQGQQAAAGRNRDESGARDGRQGNGDNLGVHNEGMDGALGSGRSSADNGVYL
- the flgK gene encoding flagellar hook-associated protein FlgK, with translation MSLTSAMNTAQSIFNNTGKQTDVTSKNIANVGNANYVKRTAILGTTMAGASIVSNGRAQNESLLRQTISSASLATGQNTVLTGLEEMKSIFGGNNYESSPSTYMKELLKSLSGYAAKPSNAALAATAVTSAADVASSLNKASSELQAMRLRADKEISLQVDKLNGLLAKFEEANNEVKAQTAIGGDPSDALDQRETLLKDISSIMGINVVNRPNNDVALYTTEGATLFEVVPRKVTFKAQPGYDATTTGNAIYVDGVALKAGNGSNTTAEGSLQGLMQVRDDLAPTMQSQLDEIARGLITMFAEKPITQPAPPATPLTAKPGLFTWAGATATSEIPAAGVIVPGLAASINVNSALIISKGGNPELLRDGGINGTAYIVNTTATGGTGFSALIDSYVTAFDAPMNFAASTRIDTNTSILKYGTNSMGWLEQERSGATSANEAKSALYERSAASYSNNTAVSLDEELSLLMDIEQSYKAATKLVTTVDEMLKSLMDMVR
- a CDS encoding flagellar hook protein FlgE — protein: MSIFGTMRTGVSGMNAQANKLGTVGDNIANASTTGYKRASTSFSSLVLPSSSGSYASGGVQSNVRYSISEQGNLSYTTSSTDLAIQGNGFFVVQDGAGTPYLTRAGSFVKNAEGYLENAAGFQLMGYPYGSNPPAAVVNGFTGLEAINVNNFGLTASPSTQGSFPANLNRDEAIVPAGSRPIDNVATAKIGAKTSLTAFDSGGAKVLYDFYYTRIDNDTSGNPQWEVSVYRQDQSTNGGFPYTATPAANLVQEKVTLVFDPATNKLKTGTPASPTSITIDDQVSGVAQSIKIDLSEMTQFSSKFTPGTAILNGNGPSQIKDVEIGKDGVVTAVYQDGGRRNIYQLALATVPSVDNLSPQNGNVYLPSNESGVVTIGFAQTGSFGYIQKGALEGSNVDIASELTDMIESQRIYTANSKVFQTGSDLMDVLINLKR
- a CDS encoding lytic transglycosylase domain-containing protein; this encodes MALSALAVLLLTMASTSEKASASATSGVCEREIQSAARKYGVPEGILYSVGLTETGRKGRLDPNAMNIEGKPVFAASTEEALTTFEAAKRNGAKLIDLGCMQINHYFHGENFTSAREMFDPRRNVEYAAMFLRNLHNRHETWTMAVARYHAGPNNDPAQKKYVCRVIANLVATGYGKWTANAKNFCDG